The proteins below are encoded in one region of Brevundimonas fontaquae:
- a CDS encoding entericidin A/B family lipoprotein → MRKIITLSIVAAALAVSACNTIAGAGRDVSAAGSAVTQGANDAKN, encoded by the coding sequence ATGCGCAAGATCATCACCCTGTCCATCGTCGCCGCCGCTCTGGCCGTGTCGGCCTGCAACACCATCGCCGGCGCCGGCCGCGACGTCTCGGCCGCCGGTTCGGCCGTCACGCAAGGCGCGAACGACGCCAAGAACTAA
- a CDS encoding AmpG family muropeptide MFS transporter, which translates to MTEQAHPPVNGKPAGRFGGLAVYGERRVFIMLLLGFSAGLPNLLIFDTLTTWLRESGLTLEVIGFFALATLSYSLKFVWAPLIDRTAVPLLTPLLGHRRAWMLVTQGVIIFGLWSISTLNPSNALIAVAGFAALVGFFGATQDIVIDAWRIEAADDSRHGAMAAAYQLGYRVAMIVAGAVPLVLADLYNWNLSYAVMAALMGIGIAGVLFAPREKAHSIRAIPVGDVPSRPKLEIFEWIARLAVIAVAAMFLGSGLTGQSAPLNALFGLFSLGPDGKAAVAAALAAKPEGVYLQFALVLMGLAVMVMACWPLPGTKTRPGAYLAGSFGQPLADFYRRFSGVATLILALICVYRLADFVLNIMPPFYIDLGFSKTELAEVRKVFGVVMTSLGVIIGGWSVAKLGLIRTMVIGAFMSPVSNLIFAWLATQGHSLSALTVAIGVDNVSSGYAGTALIAYMSSLTSIGFTATQYALFTSLYALPGKLIATQSGRIVEASARAAEGTGPFAGLRALFANLQPGVLTTGAATSGVTPAALGAGYVAFFLYSAIIGVFGIVLAFIVASKQTSLQARQKAAIEEEAAIAATEGQPS; encoded by the coding sequence ATGACCGAACAAGCCCATCCTCCCGTCAACGGCAAGCCCGCTGGCCGTTTCGGCGGCCTCGCCGTCTATGGCGAGCGGCGCGTCTTCATCATGCTGTTGCTGGGCTTTTCGGCGGGCCTGCCGAACCTGCTGATCTTCGACACCCTGACCACCTGGTTGCGAGAGAGCGGCCTGACGCTCGAAGTGATCGGCTTCTTCGCCTTGGCCACGCTCAGCTACTCGTTGAAATTCGTCTGGGCGCCGCTGATCGACCGAACCGCCGTGCCGCTCCTGACGCCTCTCCTTGGCCATCGGCGCGCCTGGATGCTGGTCACGCAGGGCGTGATCATCTTCGGTCTGTGGTCGATTTCGACACTGAACCCTTCCAACGCCTTGATCGCCGTAGCCGGATTCGCCGCCCTCGTCGGCTTCTTCGGCGCCACCCAAGACATCGTCATCGACGCCTGGCGGATCGAGGCGGCCGACGACAGTCGCCATGGCGCCATGGCCGCCGCCTATCAGCTGGGCTACCGCGTCGCCATGATCGTGGCCGGGGCCGTGCCGCTGGTGCTGGCCGATCTCTACAACTGGAACCTCTCTTACGCGGTGATGGCCGCGCTCATGGGTATCGGTATCGCCGGGGTGCTGTTTGCGCCGCGAGAGAAGGCGCACTCGATCCGAGCCATTCCGGTTGGAGACGTTCCCTCGCGACCAAAGCTGGAAATCTTCGAGTGGATCGCGCGTCTGGCGGTCATCGCCGTCGCCGCCATGTTCCTGGGTTCGGGCCTGACAGGACAGTCGGCGCCTTTGAACGCCTTGTTCGGGCTCTTCAGCCTCGGCCCGGACGGCAAGGCGGCGGTCGCAGCAGCGCTGGCGGCGAAGCCGGAGGGCGTCTATCTGCAGTTCGCTCTGGTGCTCATGGGCCTGGCCGTGATGGTCATGGCCTGCTGGCCGCTGCCGGGCACGAAGACGCGGCCGGGCGCCTATCTCGCCGGATCGTTCGGCCAGCCCCTCGCCGATTTCTACAGACGTTTCTCGGGCGTAGCGACGCTGATCCTAGCGCTGATCTGCGTCTATCGCCTGGCGGATTTCGTGCTGAACATCATGCCGCCCTTCTACATCGACCTCGGCTTTTCCAAGACGGAACTGGCCGAGGTGCGCAAGGTGTTTGGCGTGGTCATGACCAGTCTGGGCGTGATCATTGGCGGCTGGTCGGTCGCCAAGCTCGGCTTGATCCGCACCATGGTCATCGGCGCCTTCATGAGTCCTGTGTCCAACCTGATCTTCGCCTGGCTGGCGACCCAGGGACATAGCCTGTCGGCTCTGACCGTCGCCATCGGCGTAGATAACGTCTCCAGCGGATACGCCGGGACCGCCCTGATCGCCTATATGTCCAGCCTGACGTCGATCGGCTTTACCGCGACCCAGTACGCCCTATTCACCTCGCTGTACGCCCTGCCCGGCAAGCTGATTGCGACCCAATCGGGCCGGATCGTCGAGGCTTCGGCCCGAGCCGCCGAGGGGACCGGGCCTTTCGCTGGCCTGCGGGCGCTGTTCGCCAATCTGCAACCCGGCGTGTTGACCACCGGTGCGGCGACAAGTGGCGTCACCCCAGCGGCGTTGGGCGCGGGCTACGTCGCCTTCTTCCTGTATTCAGCGATCATCGGTGTCTTCGGGATCGTCTTGGCCTTCATCGTGGCTTCGAAGCAGACCTCGCTTCAGGCGCGCCAGAAGGCCGCGATCGAAGAAGAGGCTGCGATCGCGGCGACCGAGGGCCAGCCATCCTGA
- a CDS encoding YidB family protein has product MGFLDNVVKGLGDDAAGGLSDLLKGQGGVGGLAEKFGQAGLGDVIGSWVGTGPNANISPEQITAVLGHGPIADIAAKMGVTPEQAGETLAGLLPEAIDRLTPGGQIDGADDLLAKLPGGLGDMIGGFLKR; this is encoded by the coding sequence ATGGGCTTTCTGGACAATGTGGTGAAGGGTCTCGGCGACGACGCCGCAGGCGGTCTGAGCGACCTGCTCAAGGGTCAGGGCGGCGTCGGCGGATTGGCGGAAAAGTTCGGTCAGGCGGGCTTGGGCGATGTGATCGGCTCCTGGGTCGGCACGGGGCCGAACGCCAACATCTCGCCCGAGCAGATCACGGCCGTCCTCGGCCACGGTCCCATCGCCGACATCGCCGCCAAGATGGGCGTGACCCCGGAACAGGCCGGCGAGACCCTGGCCGGTCTACTCCCCGAAGCCATCGACCGCCTGACCCCCGGCGGTCAGATCGACGGCGCCGATGATCTGTTGGCCAAGCTGCCGGGTGGCCTGGGCGACATGATCGGCGGTTTTCTGAAGCGCTGA
- a CDS encoding YifB family Mg chelatase-like AAA ATPase gives MVARVVTVAFDGVEARRVDVEVQLIGNDGPTIFNIVGLPDKAVAESKERVRGAFAGIGLALPAKRIIANLAPADLPKEGSHFDLPIALALMAAMGVIAPDALDGWAAIGELGLDGQIARVGGALPAAVAADAMGLGLICPEATGPEAAWAGGARILAPRSLISLVNHFKGTQVLRAPEPGPLADGKAVPDLREVKGQESAKRALEIAAAGGHNLLFIGPPGSGKSMMAQRLPGLLPPLTSQELLETSMVWSVAGLIERGALTRDRPFRSPHHSASMAALTGGGLRAKPGEASLAHNGVLFLDELPEYSAQALDSLRAPLETGEIVVARANAHIRYPARFQLVAAMNPCRCGMGGAGRGACGKAPRCQRDYQNRVSGPMFDRIDLTVETPPVTAADMALPPPAEGTAEARARVATARAMQEDRVREAGLDAAQGLNARASGGTLDRFATPDEAGRMLLMRAGEAGGLTARGWTRTLRLARTIADLDGSTGVLRRHIAEALIYRRTTIGAEADFDRRVAQRHEGFGLREGDDEQTPFLHA, from the coding sequence ATGGTCGCGCGGGTTGTCACGGTCGCCTTTGACGGGGTGGAAGCCCGGCGCGTGGACGTCGAGGTCCAGCTGATCGGCAATGACGGGCCGACCATCTTCAACATCGTGGGCCTGCCGGATAAGGCGGTGGCCGAAAGCAAGGAGCGGGTGCGCGGGGCCTTCGCCGGCATCGGTCTGGCCCTGCCCGCCAAGCGGATCATCGCCAACCTCGCGCCGGCCGACCTGCCCAAGGAGGGCAGCCATTTCGACCTGCCCATCGCCCTGGCCCTGATGGCGGCCATGGGGGTGATCGCCCCCGATGCGCTCGACGGCTGGGCCGCCATCGGCGAGCTGGGGCTGGACGGCCAGATCGCGCGGGTCGGCGGCGCCCTGCCCGCCGCCGTCGCCGCCGACGCCATGGGCCTGGGTCTGATCTGCCCCGAGGCGACGGGACCGGAGGCCGCCTGGGCCGGCGGCGCCCGCATCCTCGCGCCGCGCTCGCTGATCAGCCTGGTCAACCATTTCAAGGGAACCCAGGTGCTGCGCGCGCCCGAGCCCGGACCGCTGGCGGACGGCAAGGCCGTGCCCGACCTGCGCGAGGTCAAGGGTCAGGAAAGCGCCAAGCGCGCGCTGGAGATCGCCGCGGCCGGCGGCCACAACCTGCTGTTCATCGGCCCGCCGGGGTCGGGAAAGTCGATGATGGCGCAGCGTCTGCCGGGCCTCTTGCCGCCCCTGACCTCGCAGGAGTTGCTGGAGACCTCGATGGTCTGGTCGGTCGCCGGCCTGATCGAACGCGGCGCCCTGACCCGCGATCGCCCGTTCCGCAGCCCGCACCATTCCGCCTCGATGGCGGCCCTGACCGGCGGCGGCCTGCGCGCCAAGCCCGGCGAGGCGTCGCTGGCGCATAATGGCGTGCTGTTCCTGGACGAACTGCCGGAATACTCGGCCCAGGCCCTGGACTCGCTGCGGGCGCCGCTGGAGACCGGCGAGATCGTCGTCGCCCGCGCCAACGCCCACATTCGCTATCCCGCGCGGTTCCAGCTCGTGGCGGCGATGAACCCGTGCCGCTGCGGCATGGGCGGGGCTGGACGCGGGGCGTGCGGCAAGGCGCCGCGTTGTCAGCGCGACTATCAGAACCGCGTCTCGGGTCCGATGTTCGACCGGATCGACCTGACGGTGGAGACGCCGCCCGTCACCGCCGCCGACATGGCCCTGCCCCCGCCCGCCGAGGGCACGGCCGAGGCGCGGGCGCGCGTTGCGACCGCCCGCGCCATGCAGGAGGACCGGGTGCGCGAGGCCGGGCTGGACGCTGCACAAGGTCTGAACGCCCGCGCTTCCGGCGGCACGCTGGATCGGTTCGCCACGCCGGACGAGGCGGGCCGGATGCTGCTGATGCGGGCAGGCGAGGCCGGCGGACTGACCGCGCGCGGCTGGACACGCACCCTGCGTCTGGCGCGCACCATCGCCGACCTGGACGGCAGCACCGGCGTTCTGCGCCGCCACATCGCCGAGGCCCTGATCTACCGCCGCACCACCATCGGCGCCGAGGCGGATTTCGACCGCCGCGTGGCGCAGCGCCATGAAGGGTTCGGCCTACGCGAGGGCGACGACGAGCAGACGCCCTTCCTGCACGCGTGA
- a CDS encoding response regulator produces the protein MTRRTATKRIEERTSAPVDPAQQFLRLMSHEMRTPLNGVIGMINLLQRTRLDGAQRAYAENARQSAEHLLGLVNDLLDYARLEAGALEFDLAPVDLEGLVRGVAELLSPRAHDKGLEIVWSVAADAPDVLADEGRLRQVLFNLAGNAVKFTETGGVRISVERVGGSAARPRLAFLVDDTGPGVAPEARTRIFEEFGHADSSDAVRQDGAGLGLAVVRKLAAAMDGSVKVESRPDGAVTGGGARFRFEAAFAAVAVARDKPLRGQTVAVRAIDPFVLSAARAQIEASGGVVADAAPVSLVDHADAPAGALAALPSSGRGIVLLKPAERDLIARYRAVGFHGYLIKPLRRASLAERVLAAIGAEAPDKSSAHCAAPIEDDRVAPVQFAGIRVLLAEDNPVGALLARTLLRREGCTVETAATGDEAVAALKRARYDVVFMDMRMPGMDGPAAARAIRAAGDTTPILALTANAFAEDRRACLEAGMNDHIVKPLDAEALRAALARWTKRDIRAKVG, from the coding sequence ATGACGCGACGGACGGCGACGAAGCGGATTGAGGAGCGCACGAGCGCGCCTGTCGACCCCGCCCAGCAGTTCCTGCGGCTGATGAGCCACGAGATGCGCACGCCGCTGAACGGCGTCATTGGCATGATCAATCTGTTGCAACGCACCCGGCTGGACGGCGCCCAGCGCGCCTATGCCGAGAACGCGCGTCAGTCGGCCGAACATCTGCTGGGTCTGGTCAACGACCTGCTGGACTACGCCCGGCTGGAAGCCGGGGCGCTGGAGTTCGATCTGGCGCCCGTTGATCTGGAAGGTCTGGTGCGCGGCGTCGCCGAGTTACTGAGCCCGCGCGCCCACGACAAGGGGCTGGAGATCGTCTGGTCGGTCGCCGCCGACGCGCCCGACGTGCTGGCGGACGAAGGCCGGCTGCGGCAGGTGCTTTTCAACCTGGCGGGCAACGCCGTGAAGTTCACCGAAACCGGCGGCGTGCGCATTTCGGTCGAGCGCGTCGGCGGCAGCGCGGCGCGGCCGCGTCTGGCCTTCCTGGTCGACGACACCGGCCCCGGCGTCGCGCCCGAGGCGCGTACACGGATCTTCGAGGAATTCGGCCACGCCGACAGTTCCGACGCGGTCCGTCAGGATGGGGCGGGCCTGGGTCTGGCCGTCGTGCGTAAACTGGCCGCCGCCATGGACGGCTCGGTGAAGGTCGAAAGCCGGCCCGACGGCGCCGTAACCGGCGGGGGCGCCCGCTTCCGCTTCGAGGCCGCCTTCGCCGCCGTCGCGGTGGCGCGCGACAAGCCGTTGCGCGGCCAGACGGTCGCGGTGCGCGCCATCGACCCCTTCGTCCTGTCGGCGGCTCGCGCGCAGATCGAGGCCTCGGGCGGCGTCGTGGCGGATGCGGCCCCGGTGAGCCTGGTCGATCACGCCGACGCCCCGGCGGGCGCGCTGGCGGCCCTGCCTTCGAGCGGTCGCGGCATCGTCCTGCTGAAACCGGCCGAGCGCGATCTGATCGCGCGCTATCGGGCCGTTGGCTTCCACGGCTATCTGATCAAGCCCTTGCGTCGCGCGTCCCTGGCCGAGCGCGTCCTGGCCGCCATCGGCGCCGAGGCGCCCGACAAGTCCAGCGCCCACTGCGCCGCCCCGATCGAAGACGACCGCGTCGCCCCCGTGCAGTTCGCAGGCATCCGCGTCCTGCTGGCCGAGGACAATCCCGTCGGCGCGCTTCTGGCCCGCACCCTGTTGCGCCGCGAGGGCTGCACCGTCGAGACGGCCGCCACCGGCGACGAGGCCGTCGCGGCGCTGAAACGCGCGCGATACGACGTGGTCTTCATGGACATGCGGATGCCCGGCATGGATGGCCCCGCCGCCGCCCGCGCCATCCGCGCGGCGGGCGACACGACGCCGATCCTGGCCCTGACCGCCAACGCCTTCGCCGAGGACCGACGCGCCTGCCTGGAGGCCGGCATGAACGACCATATCGTCAAGCCGCTGGACGCCGAGGCCCTGCGCGCCGCGCTCGCCCGCTGGACGAAGCGCGACATCCGCGCCAAGGTCGGCTGA